The genomic stretch CTGAATAAAAGATTCTGGTGTGACAGTTCCGGCACCAATCAAAGTTTGGAGTCCCTGATAGTCAACAGCATAGCGTATGGCCTTCTGAACGTTTGCATCAGAGACCTGCTTTCCAATAGCGGGATTGTTATTCATCATCAGAAAACCCATTGTCATGGTAGATCCCGATATAACCTGCACATCACTGCCGTCCAGCTGTGAAAGCTGATCAGAACTGAGGTTGAAAGCGATATCGATGTCTCCGCCTTTTACGGCCAGAAGTTGGGCATTCTCATCGGGCATGTCCTGAATAATGATTGTTTTAAACTCTGGAAGGTCTCCCCAGTAATTCTCATTCCGGACAAGAATGAGTTTGTCATCAGCTGTAAAGCTCTGAAGAATATAAGGACCAGATCCGGCGGACTGGTGATCCAGGTATGTCTGAGCCTTATCGGCGGTCGGTGCAGAACTGTCGGAAACTCCCCCCTGGGCCATGATGACGACACTGTCCAGGACAGCGAAGGCTGTAGAAGTGGTTTTTGAAACAAAGGCACTGTCAGCTTTTGCGATGGTAATAGAGACTGTGTAATCATCAACAACATCCACAGAAACAATACCGTCCATTAATGCAGAGGCATTTGACTGAAGGTTCAGGGCTCTGTCAAAACTGAACTTCACGTCCTTGGCCATAACAGGGTTTCCACTGGTAAATTTTGCATCCTGGCGCAGTGTAAATGTGTACACAAGTCCGCTGTCTGATACTTTATAACTCTTGGCAAGCTGAGGAACAGGAGCATCGGACGAGGGGATAACTTGAAAAAGATTATCATAGACCACACCAATGACCATAGGAGCATAAAGCTCATAAGCATAGCCGGGGTCAAATGTGAAATAATCCGGTTCAATCGCGATTACAAGAGGAGCATTCTCATCTGCAGCGGGGGCAGATGAATCTGATTGGCCGGCACTGCTGACGGAAGCAATACTGAAAGCCAGCATAACAAGAAACAAAAGTAAGGTTTTCTTTTTCATTTTTTTCTCCTGGTACATAAAATTTATTCTCTATAAAAAATATAAAAAACTACTGATGGACTAATAGGTGACAGGCTGCAAAATGATTTTCCTCAAGCTCCGACATCTCAGGTTCAATCTCTCTGCATTTGTCAAAAACCTCTGGACAACGTGTGCAGAATTTACAGCCTTTCGGAGCATCCGCGGGATTCGGAATATCCCCCTTCAGCTCAATCCGGGGCCCCTTTTTATGGGCATGTACCTGGGGAATGGCCGAGAGTAAAGCCTTCGTATAAGGGTGCCCGGGATTCTCATATAATTGAGCATAACTGGCTGCTTCAAGGATTTTACCCAGATACATGACGATGACCCGGTCACTCACCTGATACACCACATTCATATTATGAGAAATAAACAAATAAGTCAGATTATATTTTTTCTGCAGACTCTGAAGAAGGTTGATGACCTGTGCCTGCACTGACACATCCAGAGCCGAAACGGCTTCATCACAGACAATAAATTCAGGGTCCAGAGAGAGAGCCCGGGCAATACCGACTCTCTGTTTCTGTCCACCCGACAGCTCATGGGGATAGCGTGATCGATGGTAATCCGGGAGTCCTACATCCATGAGTAATTGGGTGACTCTCTGAACTCTTTTTTCATGATCATACATTTTATGCACAATCATCGGTTCCAGGATGATAGACTCAATGGTCTTTCGAGGGTTCAGGGAAGCAGAAGGGTCCTGAAAAATGATCTGCATCTTCTTCCGCTGGGCTTTCATCTGAGTATGAGAAAGTTCGAAGAGACCTTCTCCCCTGTACAAAACCTCTCCGGATGTGGAGGGATGAAGATTCAGAATTGAGCGTCCTAAAGTACTCTTTCCGCAGCCGCTCTCTCCTACAAGGCCCAGAGTTTCTCCTTCTAAAATATCAAAAGACACCTTATCCACGGCTTTAAGGAATTTATGACCCAGGGTTCCATCTTTAACCTTAAAATGCTTTTCCAGGTTCTGGACTTGAATTAATACTTTACTCATGGTCTTCCTCATAGAGCCAGCATCGAACGAAATGATTATCAGCGATTGTCATCATCGGAGGATTACACTCGCTGCATTTTTCCATAGAAGTAGTGCAGCGCGGTTGAAAGAAACAGCCCTTCTGTGTTTCCGTTGGATCAGAAACCAATCCGGGAATCTCTTTCAAGGCCTTTCTCTCTTTTGTAATTTCCGGTATAGAATCAATTAAGCCACTCGTGTAGGGATGCAGAGGCTTGCTGAAAATCTCATCCGTGGGTGCCAGCTCAACACTCTGCCCCGCATACATCACCATAATACGGTCAGCAACTTCAGAAACAACACCCAGATCATGGGTGATCATGATGATGGAGGTGTTCTTCTCTTTTCTTAATTTTTTCATCAGGTCCAGAATCTGAGCCTGTATGGTCACATCTAAAGCCGTTGTGGGTTCATCGGCAATCAGGATTTTCGGTTCACAGGCTAATGCCATGGCGATCATGACCCGCTGACGCATGCCCCCGGAGAGCTCATGAGGATATCGGGAAATACCCTTTTCCGGATTTGGAATTCCCACACTGTCCAGCAGGCTGACAGCCTCATGGATTGCCTCTTTTTTGCTCAGTCCCCGGTGAAGCCTGAGAGATTCTGAGATCTGATATCCGCAGTTTAAAATGGGATTAAGAGAAGTCATGGGTTCCTGAAAAATCATTGAGATGTCATCACCTCTCAGAGTTCTCAACTCCCTTTCATTCATTTTGAGGAGATCTTGACTATTATAAAAGATTTCACCCTCCGAGATTTGGCCTGGGGGGTTGGGAATGAGTCCCATAATGGCAAGGGATGTGACACTCTTACCGCTGCCGCTTTCACCGACTATTCCAAGAGTCTCTTTTTCATTCAGATGAAAATCAAGACCTCTGACAGCGTTGACAAGACCCTCTTGTGATTTGAATGTGACAGTTAGATTCTTAACTTCTAGTAATGGTTTCTGGATTGACATATTTATACACCGTATGCTATATAAATACGCATTTTATGAAATTTTATTCAATTTAATACGTATATAAATAATAATATTTTAAAAACCATTATATATAGGAAATCCAAAGTATTCTATAAAAATCTGCGAGTTACTTAAAATAAATGGATTCATGATTGTATTTAAAAGTATACTTTTATTTTTTATCTACGTTTCTCTTTGATCCAGGGCAGTTCTGACTTTCAAGACCATTTCCCTTAGGAAAAGAGGTTTCATCACGAAGTTTTTAATGCCTTCAGCCTCCCCTGGGATAACCGCTCACAGAATCCTGTACAGATCAATACAGGAAAGTCAGGCCGAAGCAGATGAATATGCTCAACAAGGACATCTCCAGTCATACCCGGCATAGTCACATCCGTGATAAGGAGATCAAAACGATCTGGTGATGAGCTAAAGAACTTCAATGCCTCAGAACTGTCTGTTGTGGCCGTAACTTGATATCCCAGAAAGCCCAGAATCTCTTTGGCAAGATCCATTTGAAAAGGTTCATCATCAACAAAAAGGATTCTCTCACTGCCGCCCTAAAGAGTTTCAGTTTCATTCTCACCCTTGTCATAGGGTCCGT from Oceanispirochaeta sp. encodes the following:
- a CDS encoding ABC transporter substrate-binding protein; this encodes MKKKTLLLFLVMLAFSIASVSSAGQSDSSAPAADENAPLVIAIEPDYFTFDPGYAYELYAPMVIGVVYDNLFQVIPSSDAPVPQLAKSYKVSDSGLVYTFTLRQDAKFTSGNPVMAKDVKFSFDRALNLQSNASALMDGIVSVDVVDDYTVSITIAKADSAFVSKTTSTAFAVLDSVVIMAQGGVSDSSAPTADKAQTYLDHQSAGSGPYILQSFTADDKLILVRNENYWGDLPEFKTIIIQDMPDENAQLLAVKGGDIDIAFNLSSDQLSQLDGSDVQVISGSTMTMGFLMMNNNPAIGKQVSDANVQKAIRYAVDYQGLQTLIGAGTVTPESFIQVGFMGSKDPINTSTQNNLKKAKDFLSKSAYPDGFSIDFTVCDLAPEGIPLTLIAEKIKSDLEKIGISINIVQDTWGGGFGDAYREGTVGFTAMYWGPDYYDPNTQLAFLPGQYVGLRAGWTGDMNPDLAGMYDKIVAEADLKTRTKMIKDVVTETGADSPFIVYAQYPKYIAASSALKGVNYSNLYRLDLAAVTK
- a CDS encoding ABC transporter ATP-binding protein: MSKVLIQVQNLEKHFKVKDGTLGHKFLKAVDKVSFDILEGETLGLVGESGCGKSTLGRSILNLHPSTSGEVLYRGEGLFELSHTQMKAQRKKMQIIFQDPSASLNPRKTIESIILEPMIVHKMYDHEKRVQRVTQLLMDVGLPDYHRSRYPHELSGGQKQRVGIARALSLDPEFIVCDEAVSALDVSVQAQVINLLQSLQKKYNLTYLFISHNMNVVYQVSDRVIVMYLGKILEAASYAQLYENPGHPYTKALLSAIPQVHAHKKGPRIELKGDIPNPADAPKGCKFCTRCPEVFDKCREIEPEMSELEENHFAACHLLVHQ
- a CDS encoding ABC transporter ATP-binding protein is translated as MSIQKPLLEVKNLTVTFKSQEGLVNAVRGLDFHLNEKETLGIVGESGSGKSVTSLAIMGLIPNPPGQISEGEIFYNSQDLLKMNERELRTLRGDDISMIFQEPMTSLNPILNCGYQISESLRLHRGLSKKEAIHEAVSLLDSVGIPNPEKGISRYPHELSGGMRQRVMIAMALACEPKILIADEPTTALDVTIQAQILDLMKKLRKEKNTSIIMITHDLGVVSEVADRIMVMYAGQSVELAPTDEIFSKPLHPYTSGLIDSIPEITKERKALKEIPGLVSDPTETQKGCFFQPRCTTSMEKCSECNPPMMTIADNHFVRCWLYEEDHE
- a CDS encoding response regulator, encoding MLFVDDEPFQMDLAKEILGFLGYQVTATTDSSEALKFFSSSPDRFDLLITDVTMPGMTGDVLVEHIHLLRPDFPVLICTGFCERLSQGRLKALKTS